AGCACATGGTGGCCCTGGGCCCTTTTTAGCTGCTACCTATGCATTTATTGTGTGGCATTTTGTatattaatgcatttgtgtCCGTTGCTGACTGAGGAGTCAATCTGGGGAGGAGCAAAGAGAGAGTCAAAGTCCAAAGAAGGGGATGTGCAGGAAGCAATAGAGGCAGGGAGGGAAGGCAATGACCATAAAACAACTACGTGACGCCACTATAGTTCTTCTTACTGCAGCGGAGCCCGCCCGCCTCAGTGTCGTTCGCCAACCAATTTGACCGACCCGCCTGAGCACCATGTCTCACTTTACTGGACCAAATTATCCTTGGGCGAGTACCAACTGGGAGCGCCCTACGCAAACCGCATGGAGAGTGTATGGGGGTGCAGGAGGGCGAGGAATCACATCCCATTCCAGTTCTGGGGTCGCAGCCAGGACATACCGGTCACCCCTTGTGGCTTCCGGCATGTTCACCTTAGGTGACGAGAGAGAAACCATGCTGGGCCTGAATGGCCGGCTGGCCTCCTACATGGAGAGGGTGCGCAGCCTGGAGGAGGCCAACTGCGAGCTAGAGCTGCAGATCCACGAGGTGCTGGAGAAGAGGGGCCCTGAAGTCAAGGACTACAGCCACTACGACGCCATCCTGGAGGACCTGCGCACACAGGTGACAACTACAGGGCAGCAGCCGGGCCTCTCTGCGTAACATAGACATGCTGTTTTACACTAATCATTAGGCTGTACAGtagtgaaaatgaaataatgaaaatttCAGCATATTTTATCATACATTGTTTCATTAATTGTCAGAATATTGAGGAATAGGGGGAACAGATTGTaaagaatataaaatacaaCCAAACGtattcattttcactttcagTCCAGTCCCCCCACTTCATTTCAGAATAGTTCAAACTTGGACTTTGAAACCATCATAAAAGGCTGTTATcttagtgtgtctgtagatcatgtttctttgttttttgctgATCCAATCATCTCTAGCATCTGAACATGTCATCTGCATCTGAACATAGCAACTGAAACTGAGAGGGTCTATTGCTTTGTCTCTCCTGCAGATCTTGGGAATGATTTTGGGCAATGAAAATCTTGCTGTAAGGATAAACAAGCTGAATTCTGAGGCTGAAGATTTCCAGATGAAGTGAGTTTCCAGAATCTTACCTCTGTGTTGTGCAGATGActaaacacatactgtatatatatgtgtgtgtgtgtgtgtgtgtgtgtgtgtgtgtgtgtgtgtgtgtgtggattgggGGGTCTGCTCTTACCTGCATAATTCTTCATAGAAAAGAGTGGAGACAAaagctctgtgtttgtgttctcagAGTGGAGATCGAGAGAAGGTTTCGGCAGTCTGTCGAGGCTGATATAGCAGGCTTAAGAAATGTGCTGGACACCCTTCATCAGACCCGGATGAAGCTGGAGAGCGATATCGAGGCCCTGAGTGAAGATTTGATTTTACTGAAGAAGAACCATGAAGAGGTACAGCTACTGCAATAAACCAGTCTTCTCCTTTATCTTCAAAAATATAACCTTCCACACTGAAAGATGCACTCCGAGCAAAGAGAGATAGAAAGTTGtttggcaaaataaaaataggtaAATCTTTCATTGTAATCGTACTCGACTATATAATTCAGGGCAGATAGTATGCAGTATATTTAGCTAGATACTGTAGATGAAAAGGTCACAACTGACATAAATGCATATGTTTTCATTACAGagagaaatgttttattattgaaaatacttttaaaaaggaTGTCTGCTTTCAGAGATTTCACAGACTTTCCAAAGACTTATCTTTTTTTGTACCAAAGTTTCTTTCCAGTTTCTAATCCACATGCACAAATATTATACCCTACAGTCCACACAGAACTGCAGGAGAGCCACTAAccattttacaccctacagttTACATAGTACTACAAGAGAGAGGCGAATCTTCCGCTCAGGACAAATGCCAGCCACTCTATTGGGAGTAGCCTGCTCTTGTATTCTCCTAATGTCCACTGACTTGAAGTGCTTATTCTTCACTGTGGAAAACGAGGCATGCAAAAAGAACTGCAGAGTAATTGCAGTAATAATTACAGGAAATTCTGGAGCTGCATATCCAGATTGAGCAATCAGGAGTCCGGGTGGATGTTGATGCTCCAACGGGAGAGGACCTGGGGCAGATCATCGGGGAGATCAGGGCCAAGTTTGAGAAGATGGCACTGAAGAACCAGGAAGAACTGAAAGCCTGCCATGGTCTCAAGGTGCTTCGCAAACCTTCCTCTTTCTGTAACCAGTATGAATCCCAAAGGACAATTTTGCAAAACACATACAAGCTTCACCTCCAGCTctcattctctgtgtgtgtggtgtgtgtgtgtgtgtgtgtgttactccacCAGGTGTCGGAGGTGGAAGCGGAGGTGGCAGAGAGCATGACAGCCCTGCAGGGGGTTCAGACTGAGAGGAAAGAGAAACACAGGCTGATGCAGTCCCTAGAGATTGAAATGCAGTCCCAAAGAAGCCAGGTACCCTGTTTCttccattaataataataccatcTACAGTAGTTTGCTGCAGCTTTTAGCACTTCCCCTGACTCTGCACCTGACTTCTGACACTCCAAAGCGTGGCTTTCAGGACAACCAGTTTCAGTCAGTGGTGATTGGTAAGCTGAAATTTGGCAGGGCTGAAAACTCATCAttggtctcaacctgttttcattcattttccttgattaacaagtgtGCCAACAATCGGACAAATCAACTGGCAAGTAACACACAGCTGAGAGAGATGAAATGACAAATGAAGTTCAGAAGAATCTATTATAATCAGTAGGTACTACCAACTACCAATTTAGCTTTCAGCCTAACAAGCAATAACAAAACCTGAGGCAAAGGATTGTTTAAAATCTGCACAGTGCAGGTATTTTCCATCTATATTCTACATGTAGGTCTACATGTAAGCACAAATAATGTTGATGAAATATGCACTTAAATGGTCTCATTGAGGAGGGCTAGTTATATACTGAAAACAGGTTGGGACCAATAATCAGTTTGAGGGGAAGTTTTCCAACCCACAGATTTTCAGCTCAGCAACCACTCACCAACTAGTTTGAGTGCAATTTAATACAACAGGTCCTATGATCATGACCTCCATAAAATCAAAAGCACTCAGGTTAATTTGATCACTGTGTCAGTCTGCTTCTTCATGACTGTGTGACCCTTTGGGGGTTGAACCAATGTTTTGGGTACACACACCTAATCTTCTAGGTGCAAAATACAACATGCGACAGACAATCAAAAGAGTCTCCTCTTTGATGAATCAACTGATTCTTTCCTCCAAGTTCTCAAAAAGCACAACAACCATTTGCATTTTTGAAGATTGCCTACCTTCCCATGTTTGCAATTTCACAATGCATATTTTGAGTCTGTGTTTTAACATGGCTGCAACCGAATTGCACCTCAGGGATATCAATTGCTTCATTGATTTACTGATTAGgtgtttctccccccccccccccccccctccccaaacagaAAGCCTCTCTGGAAGGCTCCCTGCAAGACACAGAGCTGCACTACAGcatggagatggaggagaacAACAACATCATCCTGCACCTGGAGGCAGAACTGATGGAGCTGCGCACCAACATCCACCATCACACGCAGGAGTACGAGGCGCTGCTCAGCCTGAAGACCCAGCTGGAGGCAGAGATCGCCACCTACAGGGGGCTTCTGGATGGCGGCGACTTCAAGTGAGCACGGGCTGGGGGGAACTGCCAATGTGACATCATGGCTCGGTCCAAACTAGACTCAGAGGTCCAACGGAAACGAGGGGTCATTATTTAGGCACTAAGGAGGTCAATTACTTATGACTAAGAAGCCAGCAAAGATTTTCCTGTTTGATAGCCGGTCCTCCCATGAGACACTCCGCCCTTATGGCAGGATTGCACGCAAGATTGCTGCAGGATTTCCTGGTTCGCAAGCATTTCCACTGTGTTCACCACAATGACAGAGCAAGTGGGGGAAACTCAGGCTGTCTGTGAAatctgtgactgcagtgtgctaGCTTACTGCAGGGCCCACTGTCCAGTCACCACTGTAGCTCAGCTCATTTCATTTGCAAATAAGAGACAGAAGAAGGAAATAAGGTCTGTGCATTATTCTTGTACACACGTGGGCAATCATCCAAAAGATCtttgtcgtgtgtgtgtgtgcatgtgtgcgtgttgaCATATGAATGTAAACTGTTTCCATTCTCTTTCCTATATGTAGACTTGAAGATGCCCTGGAATAGTAGGCAGCACCGCCCTGGCTAAAGATGGTAACAGATCCTTCTGGAAGGCTGGAAGGCAGTGTGCTGTCTGAGGTATCAGACATCAAAGAACAATGATTCCCCTCCTCAGGTGCCCATAGTAAGCTCATACGTTCACAGACGGTGTCCTGGGTTGCAGTTATTAAATTTACAATCTTAACTTCCAAACTTTTAATGTCccaggcaaaaaaaacaaaaaaaaaaacactactgCAAGTCATCTCATCCTGCCATCCCTCTCAAGAAACTATTATCCCACACTGCACCTGGCTCTCATCCAAGAATTGAAACTAAAGAGATTTATACTTTCCAAATTGCCTCTTGCTTTATTATTACCTGAAACAATAAAGATACGAATGCTTTTTCATTTCAGGCTTTGGCATTACTGTTTCACAGATTACTATTACATTGATTATCTACAGTATAAGCAGTAGCCCCAGTAATTATAGTATTAGTTAAAGAAGTAGTTTTTGTAGTTGCTGTAGTAGCATCATTATAATGATGATTGTTAATAGCtaataaacacatgaactgGCATAATGTGTATGAAAGATATTCACGTTAATTCACTTCCATTTGCTTCAAAATCAATTGAATAtccagaaatacattttcataaatatcCAAGTAAAATGGATCCTTCGGGATTTTGCTCTATTGCGTAGCTTCAAAGTATCAGGATTTATCATAAGTGACCCTACATTGTCTACAGAGGTGTTCTTCACTGTGGAGCCGCTCTTGGGTTGCACAGCCCCCATCCAGCTCCCGGGCCTTGGCCTCGTGCCAGGCGGCCCTTTCTGTCTTCACTCAGAAGGGTTGTGCTCCTTTCTCTCGCTCTTCTCAGGAATTCAGTGTTTGCTCTGCGTCTGACGCACTTTTCTGGAcggaacccctcccccccagcccccccccccccgttccccgCTGGACAGGCAGTGTTCCGGTCGCGGTTGTTTGTTTTCCGCCATCACTcagttttgtgttttgactCTCAGGGACATTTATAGGCACCTAGCACGGCTACAGCGGGACAGCTCTGTAGGTCTCGCACGGCGATTGGAGCATTGGATGTGGCCTCTGTCGGTGGTTGGATGTAGCTGCGGGTTGTGTGGTCGACCCAGAGCACTGGAAAAAACTTCAGGGTCCTGAGAGCGCAATTGGGTTTGCCTGCATTTGACCATGCAAAGTTTATGTGAAGACTGGGGAAAGTGTTCCTGAGAGAATGTCACTGAACCTCAGTGGTTTGAGCATTAGGGCCAGAGAATCGTATGCCAGCTTCTCTGAAtgaactgtgtaatcaactgctcctAGTTTGGGGCCCTGGACTAGTTAACCTGCCACTCTCAGTATGCGTATACATGCCATACTAGCATTTATATATTGGCTGTTTAATGGCTGTATAAATGGTATGCATTTGTCCAACTAAACACTTCAGAGAGTGAAGCATTTCTAAATACTTAAAAACTTCAGTTATGCaagtgcacacactcatgcacacatacactcacaagcaGAAATGtcaacatgtactgtatgcacacatagAGGCACTAACAAacaggcatgcatgcatacattttcatacacacacacacacgcaggcacacatatacgtacatacacacacatccatactgTAAAGTGATATAGTGTACAGTCACTCAATAAGTGAAATTTCCTGCTGGATATGGTGAAGTTGCTCTTAACTACATTTCTGTGCGTTAACCTGTCACTCTGAGTGTGTCTATATAAGCCATAGCGGCATTTATATATTGTCTGTTTAATCGCTGTTAAGGTGTATGCATTTGTCCAACCAAACACTTCAGACAGTTCAGCATTCCCAATTGCTTACTGTCTTTTTCCACCGTTGAAATTCCCCTGCAAAATGACTGACTGGTAGTGTGTATTGTCCTTACAGTTACAGTACCATTTAAGGAAAACTAGTGACATgaacattaatatttcatataatCTGTCTTTAGGTGCATttctttttatgaaatgtaagcCAAGTAATGTTGTTTTGTCACACAATAGCATTACAGTTGCTAAGTTTAAAGattttgactttttattttatgaagagCTATTTTCTATGTATTGGTTACGTCAACACCAGTTCATAGTCATCAGTCTTTTTGAAACTTTTATGTTTAGATTTCAGTTAAAAGCTGGGGTCCtgcaatcatttttttaaagacccCTTTTCCactaagataaaataaaactgcCTTGTGAAGACACATCTCCCCGAACAGAGCAGCATTCCTCCCGCTGTTCCTGGGACCCAGAATTACCTCCACCTGCGGAGAATTAGCAGCTTGAAGGGCAGGGATGGAGCCCAACGTGCGTAGGGGTCTTTCATTGCGAATACCTGGAATTcctcagacctggccactgcAGGCTGAGGATTAAAGCCAGGCCCAAGGCCTGCAGCTTTGATTATGCTCCAGTGCTTTGTCTTATCGAGGGCGCATACCTCTCCTCTCACGATGCTGTGCTGCAGAGTTTTTCCTTCATGCTTTTCTCATACTTTTAATGGTCAAATTCTGAAATTATCGATAGGGCTCGACACTTAACACTTAACACTTGCATTTTAAATAGATTGTCAAGATAAAGATTTTGCAATTTTTCAAATATTATTGGCAAATGTCCTGAG
Above is a genomic segment from Conger conger chromosome 10, fConCon1.1, whole genome shotgun sequence containing:
- the LOC133139018 gene encoding keratin, type I cytoskeletal 18-like isoform X2, whose amino-acid sequence is MFTLGDERETMLGLNGRLASYMERVRSLEEANCELELQIHEVLEKRGPEVKDYSHYDAILEDLRTQILGMILGNENLAVRINKLNSEAEDFQMKVEIERRFRQSVEADIAGLRNVLDTLHQTRMKLESDIEALSEDLILLKKNHEEEILELHIQIEQSGVRVDVDAPTGEDLGQIIGEIRAKFEKMALKNQEELKACHGLKVSEVEAEVAESMTALQGVQTERKEKHRLMQSLEIEMQSQRSQKASLEGSLQDTELHYSMEMEENNNIILHLEAELMELRTNIHHHTQEYEALLSLKTQLEAEIATYRGLLDGGDFKLEDALE
- the LOC133139018 gene encoding keratin, type I cytoskeletal 18-like isoform X1 yields the protein MFTLGDERETMLGLNGRLASYMERVRSLEEANCELELQIHEVLEKRGPEVKDYSHYDAILEDLRTQILGMILGNENLAVRINKLNSEAEDFQMKVEIERRFRQSVEADIAGLRNVLDTLHQTRMKLESDIEALSEDLILLKKNHEEEILELHIQIEQSGVRVDVDAPTGEDLGQIIGEIRAKFEKMALKNQEELKACHGLKVLRKPSSFCNQYESQRTILQNTYKLHLQLSFSVCVVCVCVCVLLHQVSEVEAEVAESMTALQGVQTERKEKHRLMQSLEIEMQSQRSQKASLEGSLQDTELHYSMEMEENNNIILHLEAELMELRTNIHHHTQEYEALLSLKTQLEAEIATYRGLLDGGDFKLEDALE